ATGAAGATGGTATCGCTGTAGATTTCGAAATAGAAGGCGACTATCCAAAATATGGTAATAATGATGACCGTGCTGATGATATTGGTGTTTGGTTATTGAAAGACTTCATGAGTAAAGTGAAGAAACACAAAACTTACCGTGATGCAAAACATACAACATCAATTTTAACGATTACATCAAATGTTGTTTACGGTAAGAGTACAGGAGCAACACCAGATGGCCGTAAAGCGGGTGTCCCATTTGCGCCAGGAGCAAACCCATTACACGGTAGAGATACACATGGTGCTCTAGCAAGTTTATCATCAGTTGCTAAAATCCCTTACCAATACTCATTAGATGGTATCTCAAATACATTCTCAATCGTTCCAAAAGCATTAGGACGTGAGGCTGATATTCAAGAAGAAAACTTAGCAAGTATGTTAGATGGTTACGCACGTAAAGGTGGTCACCACTTGAACGTTAACGTATTTAACCGTGATACTTTACTAGATGCTATGGAGCATCCAGAAAACTACCCACAATTAACCATTCGTGTATCAGGTTACGCTGTTAACTTTATTAAATTAACACGTGAACAACAATTGGACGTTATTAACCGTACAATGCACGAAAGCATGTAAGACCAATCGGATGCGGATGAGTCAATGATTCATCCGTTTTCCATCAAAGGGAGAGAGCCCCTTATCTCTCTTTTTGATGGGAAAGAAGCAAAGAGAAAAGGAGTTATGACGATGACTAACGCACTAACAGGATTTGTTCACTCAACTGAAAGTTTCGGATCGGTTGACGGACCTGGTATTCGTTTTATTGTTTTTATGCAAGGTTGTCGCATGCGATGCGAATTTTGCCATAATCCAGACACATGGAATATGGGTGGCGGAAATGAAATGACAACAGATGACGTATTAGAAATGGCATTACAATATAGAGAGTTTTGGGGAGAAAAGGGTGGTATTACCATTAGTGGTGGTGAACCATTATTACAGATTGACTTTATTATTGAACTCTTCCAAAAAGCAAAAGCACAAGGCATTAATACAACGATTGACACGTGTGGCCAACCGTTTACCTATGATGAACCATTCTTCGGTCGCTTTGAAGAGTTAATGAAGGTTACTGACCTATTATTAATGGATATTAAACACATCGATAGCCAAAAACATAAAGAACTAACCATGTGGCGTAATGAGAGCATCATTGATATGACCCAATATTTATCAAAAATCGGCCAGCCGATTTGGGTTCGTCACGTTTTAATTCCAGAGCGAACTGACTATGACCATTATTTGAAAGAATTAGGCGACTATATTGCCACTTTGGAAAATGTTCAAAAAGTAGAGATTCTTCCATACCATAAAATGGGGATCTATAAATACCAAGCCTTAGGTATTCCTTATAAATTAGAAGGCATTGATCCTCCAACAGCAGAACGTGTGGAGAATGCTCGGAAATTATTACGCTGTGATGAGTATAAAGGTTACTTAAAAGCAAATTAAATCTACAAGGAAAAGGGAGATAACCGTTGCCCTTTTCCTTTTTTTTGATTATCATTAAAAAAGATAAGAAATGAAAGAGGGACATTAAACTATGGAAAAATTATTAGTTTTCGGACACCAAAATCCGGATACAGATGCAATTACATCAGCAATCTCATTTGCATATTATTTAAATCAAATCGGCGTTGAAGCAGAAGCTGTTGCGCTAGGAGAGGTTAGCGATGAAACGGCATATGCCTTAAACCAGTTTAATACTGAAGCACCACGCGTAATCGAAACAGCTGCAAACGAAGTGAAAGCTGTTGCGCTTGTGGACCACAATGAATTCCAACAAAGTGTATCAGATATTGCTGACTTAGACGTTCAATACGTGATTGACCACCACCGTATTAGTAACTTCCAAACTGCAAATCCACTTTATTACCGTGCAGAACCAGTAGGCTGTACAAACACAGTTATTTACAAACTATTTAAAGAAAAAAATATCGAGATTCCAGCGCAAATTGCAGGGTTGATGTTATCAGCTATTATTTCTGATACCTTATTGTTCAAATCACCAACATGTACGCAAGAAGATATTGAAACGGCAGCCGCTTTAGCTGAAATTGCTGGCGTTGATTCATCAGATTACGGTTTAGCTATGCT
This genomic interval from Jeotgalibaca arthritidis contains the following:
- the pflA gene encoding pyruvate formate-lyase-activating protein — protein: MTNALTGFVHSTESFGSVDGPGIRFIVFMQGCRMRCEFCHNPDTWNMGGGNEMTTDDVLEMALQYREFWGEKGGITISGGEPLLQIDFIIELFQKAKAQGINTTIDTCGQPFTYDEPFFGRFEELMKVTDLLLMDIKHIDSQKHKELTMWRNESIIDMTQYLSKIGQPIWVRHVLIPERTDYDHYLKELGDYIATLENVQKVEILPYHKMGIYKYQALGIPYKLEGIDPPTAERVENARKLLRCDEYKGYLKAN
- a CDS encoding manganese-dependent inorganic pyrophosphatase, encoding MEKLLVFGHQNPDTDAITSAISFAYYLNQIGVEAEAVALGEVSDETAYALNQFNTEAPRVIETAANEVKAVALVDHNEFQQSVSDIADLDVQYVIDHHRISNFQTANPLYYRAEPVGCTNTVIYKLFKEKNIEIPAQIAGLMLSAIISDTLLFKSPTCTQEDIETAAALAEIAGVDSSDYGLAMLKAGTNLDDISSEDLLDLDAKSFPMADKTVRVAQVNTVDFQDVLKRQDELMALMTAENTKENYDLFVLIVTNIIDSDSTILAIGSGVAKIEQAFNVQLDNHQTFLAGVVSRKKQVVPQLTEAYTN